The Neosynechococcus sphagnicola sy1 region GATTTTTGACCATCACCCTGGGGCAGCTGTTCAAGAGACTCACTAAAACTGAGGTTCAGGAATTCGCTAAACCGATATTCCTTCCCAACTAGATCGTTAAATCCCCGGTCTGCCTCAACGGCAAGTGCCTTCTGCAAGCGTAGCCAGTCGAGGGGTACTGCTAAATTTTCGCCTCCCATACAACCAAATTAGGGGTTTCAAATGGGTTTGAGAAATTCGGTGCCACTGCCTAAGTATCCTACGGCATTTAATCTCCAGCAATTATCCCTCCAATTCAGCGACAACCAACACGCCTCTTGGATTCAGACTCTTACCACCTCGATACATTGCTTTTTCTGCCACTTCCCGTAAAACCGCAAAATTCATCCCATGGGCTGGATAGAAGATGACTCCACAGGAAACTGTCAAAGGGGCTGGAATTTTGAGATAACTCTTGTCTAGGAAAAAATAACACCGCTCCAGTAACGGCAGTGAGGAGAGTTGCAGATTGATCGTGTTCCATACCTGCATGGCAACTGAGACAACTTCTGCCATAGGTCGTCCCCCGAGAACCACGGCAAACTCATCTCCCCCAGAGCGGAAAACCTTTGCATTCTTTGGCACAGATTGACAAATCAGATTAGCAATTTGTTTCAGCTTTTCATCGCCTGCTTGATGACCATAATAAACGTTAAAGAGAATGAATCGATCAATGTCCAGCAGCAGCAGTCCTAACTGATCATGTTCATGGGTTAATTGCTCAATGCACTCTGGGATTAGATGCAAGCTGGGTAATCCAGTCAGCAGGTCATGGTTACAAATTTCCACCCTGCCAAACTCCCAGTACAAGCGAATGGGTCAATCAAACAACGCGAACCATGAGAGAAAAACTGCCTATTCAGACTTGCGCATCCCATGACTAATCGGTAGAAAACCCGTGTCAAAACGAGTTCCCTCATCGTAATAAGCTCCCCAGAGTCGAGCCAGCCATAGATCGGCATTGTTCAACCTGGCACCAATTAAATTCGCCTCAGTCAGATTTGCTTCTTGGAGATTGGCTCGGCGTAAATCACTGCGTTTGAGATTTGCTCCTTGCAGGTTGGCGTTTTTTAAATTGGCACGTTTGAGTTTGGCTTGTTTTAAATTAGAGCTGCGTAAATCCATCCCTTGTAGATCGGCACCTTCAAGGTTGCAGCCGGGACAGTTTTTCGTGGTTTTTAGCCGATGTAAATCCTCTGGGTTAAAGCCATAAGCTGGCATCACACAGCTAACAGTGGCCACAAGGGCGATCATGGCTGTAAGTTTCAGATTCATCGTCCGACTCACTTCAACAACCTCTTAGACATGACGTGCAGCCAAGGCTTAAAGATGCGCTGCCAGAACCTAGCATCCCCAATGGAAAATTAAAAAATAATTAAATTGATAGCTCAATTTTTGGCAACAGAAGATAGTTAACTGGGATATTTTGTCGCCAGCAGTTCCTATCCTAACTCAATTATCATAGCTGCATGAATGCTTAGTGGCTGCAACTGGAATCTTCACCATGTCCTCACCAGAACTCCTCCAAGCTGGACTGCAAGCGCTACAGCAGCAACGTTATGCTGAGGCAATTGAGCACCTCGAACGCTGCTGCCAGAGCTTTCCCCATCCCCAGTCATCGGACTATGTCCCAGCCCACATTGCCTTGGTGCAGGCTTATCAGCGCAGTGGTCAGGTGGAACGGGCGATCGCCCAGTGTCAGGCTCTCAGTGACTCCCCCAATCTGCAACTCCAGACCTGGGTACAGCAAGCACTCCGCTCTCTGAAAACGATGCGGCAACCTCTGCCATCAACCCCGGTCTCTCCCCAGCGGCGACGAGCCGCTGCTGGAGTCAAACTCGTCATGGCTCAATTTGCTGGCAACTTAGCCCTGGCTTCTGGGGTGACGATCTCACTGCTGGTGGGAATGGTGCTGGTGTTGTGCTTAGGGTTGTTGCTGATCGTGGACAGTCAACAGCCGCTCATGGGGTTCGCGATCGCCCTGGGAATCGTCATTCCGTTTAATTTGGGGCTGTTTTTGCTCTCGCCCTTGCTGATGGATTTGACCCAACACTGGTTGTATGGGACACGCTGGGTCACCTTGGCAGAGATTGAAAGTCAGAGCCCCGCCGCCGCCGCCGTACTCCGTCAGGTTTGCGCCCAGCGACGGTTGCAACAGCCCCGCCTGGGGATTATTGAGGATCAAAATCCCACTGCCTTCACCTATGGTTCATTTCCGAATCAGGCGCGGTTGGTGGTCAGTCAAGGACTCTTTACCTACCTGGATGCAGATGAAGTTGCTACGGTCTATGCCCATGAACTCGGCCACATTGTCCACTGGGACTTTGCGGTGATGACCCTAGCGGCCACAATGGTACAAATTACGTATCTGATTTATGTTTTGGCCCGTGAGTTCAGTGATGCCGGAGATAGCAAAATCAAAGGCGGTCTCCAGACCGGGGCGATCGCAGCTTATCTGTTTTACTGGGTCGGTACCTACCTGGTGTTGTACCTGTCAAGGACACGGGAGTACTATGCCGATCATTTCGCCGCCGAAACCACAGGGAATCCCAATGGTCTTTCTCGTGCCTTGGTTAAAATTGCCTACGGCATTCTCGAAGAGGGGCAACGTGCCGATAAACCCAGCAAACTGATTGAAGGAACCCGTACCTTGGGCATTTATGATCCCAGAGCCGCTGTCATGACAGGGACAGCCTATCGTCTGACCTCAGATATGGAAAAGATGGGGCGGGTGTTTTTGTGGGATATGTTCAATCCATGGGGCTGGTGGATGGAATTACAATCAACCCATCCGTTAACAGGAAAGCGCATCCGTGCCCTCAGTAACTATGCCGAGCAACTAGGACTGGTGGTCGAGTTCGACCTAGCGCGGGTGGTCAGAGAAGGGCGATCCCTAAGTAAACAGAAGCTCTACCGTAACTTTGGCCTCGATCTGGTGATCTACATGGGGGATCTGTTGGGTCTGGGGGTGGGACTACTTCTGGGAGGATTGGCCGTTGCCAGCGGAGCCGCGAGTTGGCTGGTGCTGATCTCCCTGGCATTGATTGGGTTTGGCCTGGGGACTTTGATCAAAACCGTGATTATGTTTCCTGACTTCCAGCGGGCTCCAACCACCGATATTCTGACGCTGATGTCAGACCCCTATGCCAGCCCTCTGCGGGGACAACCTGTGAAGCTAGAGGGTGAACTCATTGGCCGAGGTGATGCCGGCTATGTCTTTGGGTCTGACCTCAAATTACAGGATGCCACCGGGATGATCTTCCTGCGCTATAGCTCCCGGTTTGGAGGATTGGGCAATTTTCTGTTTGGGGCTACCCAGGTAAAAGCGATGATTGGCTCCCAAGTGGGGATGACGGGTTGGTTCCGCCGCGGTTTGGCACCGTGGATTGATCTGATTCACCTCCAGCAGAGTCAGGGCAAGATGGTTGAAAGTTACCATCGATTCTGGTTGGTGGTTCTGGGAGCAGGGGCCTTAATTTTAGGGTTTATATTACCGCTGATGGGTTGACACTCCCAGGCACTTCGAAAAAATCAAGGTTAACTTCTAACTGCTATCTCATCCCAATCAGCAGTCATCAGCACAAAGGAATTAGGGGTTCAAGTCCAAGCGTTCTAGAGCCAGAAAATAGACACGTTCCATGATTTCCTGGCTGCGGATCACCTGGCAAATAGTGGTAAAATTATCTGTTTCCTGCCAGTAGATAAGGGAGCCTGGAGGATACTGGGATTTGCCAACATAGACACAGGCTAAGCCTTTAAAGCTTTCATCAACAATTAATGCCCTGAAATAATATTTTTCCCCTGTCTCGTCCTCAACATAAAGGAGAATATCTCCCTGATCTTCATCCTTAAATCGAATATATCGTCTTCTCTCTGACATAAAAGAGGAAACTCTCCTCAATATAATTGACCCGCAGTGTAAAATTCATCTGCTGATATTAGTTTATAACGCGAACAGGATTGTGCCTAAAAAATTGGCTACTGCACCGGTGGCATGTGCTTGACTCAGTCTAATTTTTCACCGCTGAGGACAAACATCGGATCAACTGCGGCAAAAATTTGCTGACTCCCCCGTGTTTCTAAGCGGTTAACCCCAGACTGTACCACCTCAATGTTCCGCACCTGGAGTGCCGCGAAGCTCTCCGAGATCACATAGAGTCCTTCCAAGCTGGAGGCGGTTGCTACCAAACGCCCCTGGGGTTGGAGATGTCGCCAGACTTCTTGCAGAATTGCTTTCATTGGCCGCCCTCCCTCAATACAGACTCGATGGGGAGCTTGGGGGAGATGCTGTAAACAGTCGGGGGCACTATCTTCAATCACCTGCACATTACCAACTTGAAAGCGATCGCAGTTACGACGGATCAAACTGGCAACTTCTTCGTCCCGTTCAATGGCAATGATCTGACTGGTGGGACAGAGGAGTCCTACTTCTACGGGGATAGTACCGGTGCCAGCACCGATATCCCAAATCACCGAGTTGGGTTGCAGCCGCAGATGGGACAGAATTAACAGCCGGACTTCGCGTTTACTCAGGGGAATCCCCGGTAACCGCTCAAATAAATCATCGGGGATGCCGGGGGTGACGTAGGGCCAGAGGGAGGAAGACATGGAAAACCAGGCGGGGTTGAGTGGGGGAAAATATAGCGATAGTCAGACAGATGGGGACAACATCAAACTCTCAAACGCCGATGCTCGGAGCTTACCTGATGTACCATCGCACAAACTTTTGTGGCGACGGCTATTGGAGTACCTTCAAGGTTTCTAAACTAGGGTCGTGACACCCTGTGAGTTTACCTCCAGTGGAGAGAATTTCTAATAAGTAAGCTAGCACTGGGGGGGAGATCGCTTCTCCGGGCAATAATACAGGAA contains the following coding sequences:
- a CDS encoding GGDEF domain-containing protein; amino-acid sequence: MEICNHDLLTGLPSLHLIPECIEQLTHEHDQLGLLLLDIDRFILFNVYYGHQAGDEKLKQIANLICQSVPKNAKVFRSGGDEFAVVLGGRPMAEVVSVAMQVWNTINLQLSSLPLLERCYFFLDKSYLKIPAPLTVSCGVIFYPAHGMNFAVLREVAEKAMYRGGKSLNPRGVLVVAELEG
- a CDS encoding pentapeptide repeat-containing protein, translated to MNLKLTAMIALVATVSCVMPAYGFNPEDLHRLKTTKNCPGCNLEGADLQGMDLRSSNLKQAKLKRANLKNANLQGANLKRSDLRRANLQEANLTEANLIGARLNNADLWLARLWGAYYDEGTRFDTGFLPISHGMRKSE
- a CDS encoding zinc metalloprotease HtpX, whose protein sequence is MSSPELLQAGLQALQQQRYAEAIEHLERCCQSFPHPQSSDYVPAHIALVQAYQRSGQVERAIAQCQALSDSPNLQLQTWVQQALRSLKTMRQPLPSTPVSPQRRRAAAGVKLVMAQFAGNLALASGVTISLLVGMVLVLCLGLLLIVDSQQPLMGFAIALGIVIPFNLGLFLLSPLLMDLTQHWLYGTRWVTLAEIESQSPAAAAVLRQVCAQRRLQQPRLGIIEDQNPTAFTYGSFPNQARLVVSQGLFTYLDADEVATVYAHELGHIVHWDFAVMTLAATMVQITYLIYVLAREFSDAGDSKIKGGLQTGAIAAYLFYWVGTYLVLYLSRTREYYADHFAAETTGNPNGLSRALVKIAYGILEEGQRADKPSKLIEGTRTLGIYDPRAAVMTGTAYRLTSDMEKMGRVFLWDMFNPWGWWMELQSTHPLTGKRIRALSNYAEQLGLVVEFDLARVVREGRSLSKQKLYRNFGLDLVIYMGDLLGLGVGLLLGGLAVASGAASWLVLISLALIGFGLGTLIKTVIMFPDFQRAPTTDILTLMSDPYASPLRGQPVKLEGELIGRGDAGYVFGSDLKLQDATGMIFLRYSSRFGGLGNFLFGATQVKAMIGSQVGMTGWFRRGLAPWIDLIHLQQSQGKMVESYHRFWLVVLGAGALILGFILPLMG
- the cbiT gene encoding precorrin-6Y C5,15-methyltransferase subunit CbiT — encoded protein: MSSSLWPYVTPGIPDDLFERLPGIPLSKREVRLLILSHLRLQPNSVIWDIGAGTGTIPVEVGLLCPTSQIIAIERDEEVASLIRRNCDRFQVGNVQVIEDSAPDCLQHLPQAPHRVCIEGGRPMKAILQEVWRHLQPQGRLVATASSLEGLYVISESFAALQVRNIEVVQSGVNRLETRGSQQIFAAVDPMFVLSGEKLD